One Comamonas sp. 26 genomic region harbors:
- a CDS encoding amino acid ABC transporter substrate-binding protein, whose protein sequence is MNLSNKRFILKSLVAATALAGLGGAALAQEAPKSIRIGWAIAKTGINAGGTSVTTAPNYKLWVKEINDAGGIMLKAYNKRVPVEVIEYDDRSSTEEAVRATERLITQDKVDFVLPPWSTGSNLAVGPTYEKHKYPLLAATAVTDKAPELAKRWKHAFFFLGTGGEYAEDLVAMLEKAKKEGKINNKIAMINIADGFGVELANATRKAAKQHGFELVYDKSYPIGTQDMTPVINEAKGKGADTFVAYSYPPDTMLINEQAKTLGLTPKVLFTGVGTQFPMFKGKFGAAAEGVMAPGGIDASNPQMQAYLKRFKEVTGQESDRFASPIVYTSLQMLQQSIERVGKIDRAAVTQELKTGSFDTVLGNVKLEGQMLTKLWHVGQWQNGEFNAIAPTTRAGVKPAVIPRSSP, encoded by the coding sequence ATGAATCTCAGCAACAAGCGCTTTATTCTCAAGAGCCTGGTCGCCGCTACCGCGCTGGCCGGTCTGGGCGGCGCGGCTCTGGCGCAAGAGGCACCCAAGTCCATCCGCATCGGCTGGGCCATTGCCAAGACCGGCATCAACGCGGGTGGCACCTCCGTCACCACCGCGCCCAACTACAAGCTCTGGGTCAAGGAGATCAATGACGCAGGCGGCATCATGCTCAAAGCCTACAACAAGCGGGTGCCGGTTGAAGTCATTGAGTACGACGACCGCTCCAGCACTGAAGAAGCGGTGCGCGCCACTGAGCGCCTGATCACGCAGGACAAGGTGGACTTTGTGCTGCCACCGTGGAGCACAGGCTCCAACCTCGCCGTCGGCCCCACCTACGAAAAGCACAAGTACCCGCTGCTGGCAGCCACTGCGGTGACCGACAAGGCACCCGAGCTGGCCAAGCGCTGGAAGCACGCTTTCTTCTTCCTGGGCACTGGCGGCGAGTACGCCGAGGACCTGGTCGCCATGCTGGAAAAGGCCAAGAAGGAAGGCAAGATCAACAACAAGATCGCCATGATCAACATCGCCGACGGCTTTGGCGTGGAGCTGGCCAATGCCACGCGCAAGGCGGCCAAGCAGCATGGCTTTGAGCTGGTGTACGACAAGAGCTACCCCATAGGCACGCAGGACATGACGCCCGTCATTAATGAAGCCAAGGGCAAGGGTGCAGACACCTTCGTCGCCTACTCCTACCCGCCCGACACCATGCTCATCAATGAGCAAGCCAAGACACTGGGCCTGACACCCAAGGTGCTGTTTACCGGCGTGGGCACGCAGTTTCCCATGTTCAAGGGCAAGTTTGGCGCGGCGGCTGAAGGCGTGATGGCCCCCGGCGGCATCGACGCCAGCAACCCGCAGATGCAGGCCTATCTGAAGCGCTTCAAGGAAGTCACGGGCCAAGAGTCGGACCGCTTTGCCAGCCCCATCGTCTACACCTCGCTGCAGATGCTGCAGCAGTCGATTGAGCGCGTGGGCAAGATCGACCGCGCCGCCGTGACCCAGGAACTCAAGACCGGCAGCTTCGACACCGTGCTGGGCAACGTGAAGCTGGAAGGCCAGATGCTGACCAAGCTCTGGCATGTGGGCCAATGGCAGAACGGTGAGTTCAATGCGATTGCGCCGACTACACGGGCGGGGGTTAAACCTGCGGTAATCCCCCGCAGCTCCCCCTGA
- a CDS encoding helix-turn-helix domain-containing protein — MPQATAAYQTTEMQGKQAIGAWQHWMSSLYGLESDVYDDQQFSARLNTFELGAVGMTKIEASRHRVRRTSASMASHSTDFLKIVAPWQGTASVCQKGRQAHARSGQWLIYDSTQEYEVLNPEWCEHLIITLPKSRFAEHGRAVDALMGSYVGGTEGVSRIALDMMRGMFAEYRVMGQGVAQHVTDSLVQLIQLSLLDACGRASTLSASELLNSRIRAYVRQHLRDPGLSADGMAAALNCSKRHLYNAFADDELSINQYVWAQRIALFQQDVRKLANQHCTLTELALACGFASGAHLSRLFKQHTGQTPVQFRAGLATSHLLN; from the coding sequence ATGCCCCAAGCCACCGCCGCTTATCAGACGACAGAGATGCAAGGCAAGCAGGCCATTGGTGCATGGCAGCACTGGATGTCATCGCTGTATGGGCTTGAAAGCGATGTCTATGACGACCAGCAGTTCTCGGCGCGTCTGAACACCTTTGAGCTGGGCGCCGTGGGCATGACCAAGATAGAGGCCAGCCGTCACCGTGTACGGCGTACCTCGGCCAGCATGGCCAGTCACAGCACGGACTTCCTCAAGATCGTTGCCCCCTGGCAAGGCACGGCCAGCGTCTGCCAGAAAGGCCGCCAGGCCCATGCACGCAGCGGCCAATGGCTGATCTACGACAGCACGCAGGAATACGAAGTCCTCAACCCCGAGTGGTGCGAGCACCTGATCATCACCCTGCCCAAAAGCCGCTTTGCCGAGCATGGCCGCGCCGTGGATGCGCTGATGGGCAGCTATGTGGGCGGCACCGAAGGCGTTTCGCGCATCGCGCTGGACATGATGCGTGGCATGTTTGCCGAATATCGAGTGATGGGGCAGGGCGTGGCCCAGCATGTGACGGATTCGCTGGTGCAGCTCATTCAGCTGTCTCTTCTAGATGCTTGTGGCCGTGCCTCAACGTTGAGCGCCAGCGAGCTGCTCAACAGCCGCATCAGGGCTTATGTGCGCCAGCATCTGCGTGACCCGGGCTTGTCTGCCGATGGCATGGCCGCTGCGCTCAACTGCAGCAAGCGCCATCTCTATAACGCCTTTGCCGATGACGAGCTGAGCATCAACCAGTATGTCTGGGCCCAGCGCATTGCGCTGTTTCAGCAAGATGTGCGCAAACTGGCCAACCAGCACTGCACGCTGACCGAGCTGGCGCTGGCCTGCGGCTTTGCCAGCGGCGCGCATCTGAGCCGCTTGTTCAAGCAGCACACGGGGCAGACGCCGGTGCAGTTCAGGGCCGGACTTGCGACGAGTCATCTGCTGAACTAA
- a CDS encoding ABC transporter ATP-binding protein, which translates to MLDVRNISVSYGKHEALHQVSLNVQPGELVVMLGANGAGKSSLLKALGGMVTPQAGASAQLAGKELMLLPAHAIVQSGLALVPEGRGVFGDLSVKENLQLGAQPQRARVNEAKNLEQVFALFPKLRDRLPQAVRTMSGGEQQMVAVGRALMSQPDILLLDEPSLGLSPLMCKELFAALAHIKTLGMGVLLVEQNARQSLAIADRGYLLETGRIVGEGSATELSNSPAVRRAYLGGEH; encoded by the coding sequence ATGCTTGATGTACGCAATATCTCGGTGAGCTACGGCAAGCACGAAGCCCTGCACCAGGTCAGCCTGAACGTGCAGCCCGGAGAGCTGGTCGTCATGCTGGGCGCCAACGGAGCGGGCAAGTCCAGTCTGCTCAAGGCGCTGGGCGGCATGGTCACGCCGCAGGCCGGTGCCAGTGCGCAACTAGCCGGCAAGGAACTGATGCTGTTGCCCGCACACGCTATCGTGCAGTCAGGCCTGGCGCTGGTCCCCGAAGGGCGCGGCGTGTTTGGTGATTTGAGCGTGAAAGAAAACCTGCAGCTGGGCGCGCAGCCACAGCGTGCTCGAGTCAATGAGGCCAAGAATCTGGAACAGGTCTTTGCCCTCTTTCCAAAGCTGCGCGACCGCCTGCCCCAAGCCGTGCGCACCATGAGCGGCGGTGAGCAGCAAATGGTGGCCGTGGGCCGCGCGCTGATGAGCCAGCCCGATATTTTGCTGCTGGATGAACCATCGCTAGGCCTGTCGCCATTGATGTGCAAGGAGCTGTTTGCGGCACTGGCCCACATCAAAACACTTGGCATGGGCGTGCTGCTGGTAGAGCAGAACGCCCGCCAGAGCCTGGCGATTGCCGATCGCGGTTATCTGCTGGAAACGGGGCGCATTGTGGGCGAAGGCTCAGCCACAGAACTTTCCAACAGCCCGGCGGTACGACGTGCCTACCTGGGCGGTGAACATTGA
- a CDS encoding ABC transporter ATP-binding protein, which translates to MKTATLLSVRSATKRFGGLVAVNELSFDIYPGEVVGLLGPNGSGKTTAMNLISGALAVNGGEILFHGQPIHSLKSHQIARLGIARTFQLVKVLGSMSCMDNVIAGMAFKPRPLFGKAATPRALALLAQVGLAEFANIPAGDLTYINQKRLELARALALEPQILLLDEWLSGLNPTELQQGIALIQQLQATGLTILMVEHVMDAVHALCSRCVVMNAGTKIADGPTAQVLKEPEVVRAYLGEDVDGGEEATAETHHA; encoded by the coding sequence ATGAAAACAGCCACCCTGCTTTCCGTGCGCTCGGCCACCAAGCGCTTTGGCGGACTGGTCGCCGTCAACGAACTGAGCTTTGACATTTACCCCGGTGAAGTCGTGGGCCTGCTTGGCCCCAACGGTTCGGGCAAGACCACGGCCATGAATCTGATCTCGGGCGCGCTGGCCGTCAACGGCGGCGAAATTTTGTTCCATGGTCAGCCCATTCACAGCCTCAAAAGCCACCAGATTGCGCGCCTGGGCATTGCACGCACTTTTCAGCTGGTCAAGGTGCTGGGATCCATGAGCTGCATGGACAACGTCATTGCCGGCATGGCCTTCAAGCCCCGGCCGCTGTTTGGCAAAGCCGCCACGCCGCGTGCACTAGCGCTGCTGGCGCAGGTCGGTCTAGCCGAATTTGCGAACATACCTGCAGGCGATCTCACCTACATCAACCAAAAACGGCTGGAGCTGGCCCGCGCCCTGGCGCTTGAGCCGCAAATTCTGCTGCTGGATGAATGGCTGTCAGGCCTAAACCCCACCGAGCTGCAGCAAGGCATTGCCTTGATTCAGCAGCTGCAGGCCACGGGGCTGACGATTCTCATGGTCGAGCATGTGATGGACGCCGTACACGCCCTGTGCAGCCGCTGCGTGGTGATGAATGCAGGCACAAAAATAGCCGACGGCCCCACGGCACAAGTACTGAAGGAACCCGAAGTCGTGCGCGCCTACCTGGGTGAAGATGTGGATGGTGGTGAAGAAGCAACTGCGGAGACCCACCATGCTTGA
- a CDS encoding branched-chain amino acid ABC transporter permease yields MNFIDILLAGAMLGGLYGLVAMGLTLQYGVARIMNLSYGEFLIAPAFLAFFAVTDWGVSPLLVLALVVPLGFAVQWVIYQLLLTPLVRRAKGGPSLEVDSILATFGMLFVAQGIMLVMFGGDYHSYTYLSDTVEILGSKVAANRLLVLVVALVLGGGLYLLLTRTRAGAVVRAVAVAPQFAHLVGINVRSTAALAYGLGGALVAVCGVMVSMFLPFSASMGTMFAMKALIVVIMGGVGNLMGCLVAGMLLGFAETLVASFIDPGLTLAVNYAVFLLVLLFKPTGLFGRAAR; encoded by the coding sequence ATGAACTTTATAGACATTCTTCTTGCAGGTGCCATGCTCGGCGGCCTCTACGGCCTGGTGGCCATGGGGCTGACGCTGCAGTACGGCGTGGCGCGGATCATGAATCTCTCGTATGGAGAGTTTCTGATTGCGCCGGCCTTTCTGGCTTTTTTCGCGGTCACTGACTGGGGTGTTTCACCCCTGCTTGTGCTGGCACTCGTTGTGCCGCTGGGCTTTGCCGTGCAGTGGGTCATCTACCAACTGCTGCTGACCCCGCTGGTGCGCCGCGCCAAGGGTGGGCCTTCGCTGGAGGTGGATTCGATTCTGGCCACCTTTGGCATGCTGTTTGTTGCGCAAGGCATCATGCTGGTGATGTTTGGCGGCGATTATCACAGCTACACCTATCTGTCGGACACGGTTGAGATTCTGGGCAGCAAGGTCGCCGCCAACCGCCTGCTGGTGCTGGTCGTGGCACTGGTACTGGGCGGGGGTCTGTACCTGCTGCTGACGCGCACCCGCGCCGGAGCCGTGGTGCGGGCCGTGGCAGTGGCTCCGCAGTTTGCACATCTGGTCGGCATCAATGTGCGCAGTACCGCCGCACTGGCCTACGGGCTGGGCGGTGCACTGGTCGCCGTCTGCGGCGTGATGGTCAGCATGTTTTTACCCTTCTCGGCCAGCATGGGCACCATGTTTGCTATGAAGGCACTGATTGTCGTCATCATGGGTGGCGTGGGCAATCTCATGGGCTGTCTGGTCGCAGGCATGCTACTGGGCTTTGCCGAGACACTGGTGGCATCCTTCATCGACCCCGGCCTGACGCTGGCCGTGAACTACGCTGTTTTCTTGCTGGTGCTGCTGTTCAAGCCCACAGGCCTGTTCGGGAGGGCTGCACGATGA
- a CDS encoding branched-chain amino acid ABC transporter permease, with protein sequence MNPINRKEILIWAICAIATAGLALLPRWLTDEYYLSLLISILMYCVLATAWALFSGPTRYISLATVAFFGLGAYVTAVFGESLPWAAVLAIAAGVGLVTALLVGLSTLRLSGVYFVIFSFGLAELVKQLVTWWEVNITKDLGRYVFVEITQLDIYWQLLTLLALVLALRALINRSRLGLALRVIGEDETVATHVGINTTHAKVLLFTVSAVFITVTGAIMAPRWTYIDPSIAFAPAISFQTLIMALLGGAGALFGPILGAVPLVLLFEYLGANFPNHFSILLGLVFIVIVYFIPQGLSGVLAKLFEKTSARKVDKP encoded by the coding sequence ATGAACCCGATCAACCGCAAAGAAATTCTGATCTGGGCCATCTGCGCCATCGCCACTGCCGGTCTGGCCCTGCTGCCGCGCTGGCTGACGGACGAGTACTACCTGTCCCTGCTCATCAGCATCCTCATGTACTGCGTGCTGGCCACGGCCTGGGCGCTGTTCTCTGGGCCAACGCGCTATATCTCGCTGGCCACCGTGGCGTTCTTCGGCCTTGGTGCCTATGTCACTGCCGTGTTCGGTGAGTCGCTGCCCTGGGCTGCCGTGCTGGCCATTGCCGCCGGCGTGGGCCTGGTCACCGCGCTGCTGGTGGGCCTGTCCACGTTGCGACTGTCGGGCGTGTACTTTGTGATCTTCAGCTTCGGCCTGGCCGAGCTGGTCAAGCAGCTGGTGACCTGGTGGGAGGTGAACATCACCAAAGACCTGGGCCGCTATGTGTTTGTAGAAATCACCCAGCTCGACATCTACTGGCAGTTGCTGACCCTGCTGGCCCTGGTGCTGGCGCTGCGTGCGCTCATCAACCGCTCGCGTCTGGGTCTGGCCCTGCGCGTGATTGGCGAGGATGAAACCGTGGCCACCCACGTAGGCATCAACACCACGCATGCCAAGGTGCTGCTGTTCACCGTCAGCGCCGTGTTCATCACCGTCACCGGTGCCATCATGGCCCCGCGCTGGACCTATATCGACCCCAGCATTGCCTTTGCGCCCGCCATCTCGTTCCAGACGCTGATCATGGCCTTGCTGGGCGGTGCCGGTGCGCTGTTCGGCCCGATTCTGGGTGCCGTGCCGCTGGTGCTGTTGTTTGAATATCTGGGCGCCAACTTCCCCAACCATTTCTCGATTTTGCTGGGTCTGGTGTTTATCGTGATCGTGTATTTCATCCCCCAAGGCCTGTCCGGCGTGCTGGCCAAGCTGTTTGAAAAAACCTCAGCCAGGAAGGTGGACAAGCCATGA